The proteins below come from a single Corylus avellana chromosome ca3, CavTom2PMs-1.0 genomic window:
- the LOC132174552 gene encoding probable serine/threonine-protein kinase PBL23: MSCFGCCMSKEKINRRSLKKSIKEYQDTKKLASFAKLSFKSDSSRRHYISEEIKKIGKGNITAKIFTFRELCVATQNFRSENLLGEGGFGRVYKGHIASTNQVVAVKQLDRNGFQGNREFLVEVLMLSLLHHPNLVNLVGYCADGDQRILVYEYMAHGSLEDHLLELPPNRKPLDWGTRMKIAEGAARGLEYLHETADPPVIYRDFKASNILLDDNFNPKLSDFGLAKLGPTGDKSHVSTRVMGTYGYCAPEYALTGQLTTKSDVYSFGVVFLELITGRRVIDNTRPTEEQNLVSWAQPLFRDRRKFTLMADPFLEEQYPVKGLYQALAVAAMCLQEEADTRPLISDVVTALEFLSVNNKNSEPAHQLDNASASPSAASPDTYSDSSGEIKSI, translated from the exons ATGAGCTGCTTCGGATGTTGCATGTCAAAAGAGAAAATCAACCGAAGGTCTTTGAAAAAAAGTATCAAGGAATACCAGGACACAAAAAAGTTAGCCTCATTTGCTAAGCTCTCCTTCAAATCAG ATAGCAGCAGGCGACACTACATATCAGAAGAGATTAAAAAGATTGGAAAGGGAAATATCACGGCTAAGATTTTTACTTTCAGGGAGCTGTGCGTTGCAACTCAAAACTTCCGTTCTGAAAATCTACTAGGTGAAGGAGGCTTTGGGAGGGTGTACAAAGGGCACATTGCAAGCACAAATCAA GTTGTTGCAGTGAAGCAACTTGACAGGAATGGATTCCAAGGAAACAGAGAATTTCTTGTAGAGGTTTTGATGTTGAGTCTTCTTCACCACCCTAATCTTGTCAATCTGGTTGGATATTGTGCTGATGGGGATCAGAGGATTTTAGTTTATGAGTACATGGCCCATGGTTCCTTGGAGGATCACCTTCTTG AGTTACCTCCAAACAGAAAGCCCTTGGATTGGGGTACCAGAATGAAAATTGCTGAAGGTGCAGCAAGAGGGCTTGAATATTTGCATGAGACAGCCGATCCACCAGTGATATATCGTGATTTCAAAGCATCAAACATACTGTTAGACGACAACTTCAATCCAAAGCTCTCTGATTTCGGCCTTGCAAAGCTTGGTCCAACTGGGGATAAATCCCATGTCTCCACCAGGGTGATGGGAACCTATGGCTACTGTGCACCTGAGTATGCACTCACTGGCCAGTTGACAACAAAGTCCGATGTGTACAGCTTTGGAGTAGTCTTTTTGGAGTTAATCACAGGGAGGAGAGTCATTGACAACACAAGACCAACAGAAGAGCAGAATCTAGTTTCTTGG GCACAGCCACTATTTAGAGACAGAAGGAAGTTTACCTTAATGGCCGACCCGTTTCTTGAAGAGCAGTATCCTGTAAAGGGTCTATACCAAGCTCTGGCAGTTGCAGCCATGTGTCTCCAAGAGGAAGCTGATACAAGGCCTTTGATTAGTGATGTTGTAACAGCTCTTGAATTTTTGTCTGTAAACAACAAGAACTCAGAGCCTGCTCATCAGCTAGACAATGCCAGTGCCAGTCCCAGTGCAGCTTCTCCAGATACCTATAGTGATAGCAGTGGAGAGATCAAGTCGATCTGA
- the LOC132174553 gene encoding fatty acid desaturase 4, chloroplastic-like, producing MSILAQHKYPLSSRHHVRTCHSPFLPTRVYCAATTTTTATTNTTTTEPRSGPDRLVIERPILNDSTLASTWSHRAWVASGCTTVLISLAKATTGAAESHMWLEPILAGVVGYILADLGSGVYHWGIDNYGNASTPLFGSQIEAFQGHHKWPWTITRRQFANNLHALARAVTFTVLPLDLVFNDPVFHGFVAVCSGCIMFSQQFHAWAHTTKSRLPPLVAALQDAGLLVSRSQHAAHHRPPYDNNYCIVSGVWNEHLDKQKAFEALEMVLFFKLGVRPRSWSDPNSDWIEDTQ from the coding sequence ATGTCTATCTTGGCTCAACATAAATACCCTTTAAGCTCCCGGCACCATGTTCGCACGTGCCACTCTCCGTTCCTCCCCACACGTGTGTATTGCGcagccaccaccaccaccactgcTACTACCAATACCACTACCACGGAGCCTCGATCCGGCCCTGATCGTTTAGTCATCGAACGCCCCATTCTTAACGACTCAACATTGGCATCAACATGGTCTCATCGTGCATGGGTAGCAAGTGGGTGCACCACGGTGCTCATCTCTCTAGCAAAGGCAACAACAGGTGCAGCCGAATCACACATGTGGCTTGAGCCCATTTTAGCAGGCGTGGTTGGCTACATTTTAGCCGACCTTGGGTCCGGAGTCTACCATTGGGGCATTGACAACTATGGCAATGCCTCAACTCCACTCTTTGGCTCCCAAATAGAGGCTTTCCAAGGTCACCATAAGTGGCCATGGACAATCACCAGGCGCCAATTTGCAAACAACTTGCACGCCCTTGCTCGCGCCGTTACCTTCACAGTGCTCCCATTAGACCTTGTTTTCAATGACCCTGTTTTTCATGGGTTCGTTGCTGTGTGCTCCGGTTGCATTATGTTCAGCCAGCAATTTCATGCTTGGGCTCATACAACAAAAAGCCGGCTTCCGCCGCTCGTGGCGGCTCTGCAAGATGCCGGACTTCTTGTGTCGCGTTCACAGCATGCTGCTCACCATCGTCCACCTTATGACAATAACTACTGCATTGTGAGTGGTGTGTGGAATGAGCATTTGGATAAGCAAAAGGCTTTTGAGGCATTGGAGATGGTGTTGTTCTTTAAGCTAGGAGTGCGACCCCGGTCTTGGAGTGACCCCAACTCCGACTGGATCGAAGACACTCAG
- the LOC132174554 gene encoding serine/threonine-protein phosphatase 7 long form homolog translates to MTGPSDNYNIVDLREEFMVSLSPTGDNKPTLRAAHFLQPSVTSIKEPFFELPSLSPTSLPPTFEPSEWPLKVTYSGWQTPPRDWKNWVGCLQPNYQSLWKKVGIFEAISNSKYVIQRNHDMVIGIAERWCSETNTCIFPWGEATLTLEDTMVLGGLSVLGEPVYSPVETQELKEIERKLNQARAEAIRSKARKACPHFWIKEFMNSGSEIEHEAFLVFWLSMFVLPNSRTIRQQVFPVAIHLAKGTRIALAPAVLASIYRDLSSLKKTIVALNKSCPVEDKNRVFEVVVRSPLQLVQLWGWERFPSLQPKRNLVICVEPAFSRWHKVKSVKIDNVRLALDSAGNGFLWRPYASYTYKWDFPKLYGEEGIWVPVDSNLDEEIEAFALFLRVSELVGLECIEQYFPHRVALQFGMDQDLPGYVARCNKSPETAWSNYSKPISEEKLYVPSRISKGDVTTRYLEWWKQSIRERSMKAVDQALQAAKGNDGDVPPGFPLKCNNVDKPTDVEDETIPKLVFQASMGKKGGNDADVPPGFPPKCNNVENSVNEDKSAGEGMRYYGQSFSASVGKDGAVRKMESMTKNRGEAEVGNLVYNMVEIPGLELETRISKLERVVAELKAARFSRRFEE, encoded by the coding sequence ATGACCGGACCATCAGACAATTACAACATCGTAGACTTGAGAGAGGAATTCATGGTTTCACTTTCACCCACAGGTGACAATAAACCAACTCTCAGAGCAGCCCATTTTCTCCAACCCTCTGTAACCTCCATAAAAGAACCATTCTTTGAGCTTCCTTCACTCTCGCCCACTTCCCTGCCACCCACTTTTGAGCCCTCCGAATGGCCTTTGAAGGTCACCTACAGCGGCTGGCAAACCCCACCTAGAGATTGGAAAAATTGGGTCGGTTGCTTGCAACCCAATTATCAATCTTTGTGGAAGAAAGTCGGTATCTTTGAAGCTATCAGCAATTCTAAGTACGTAATCCAAAGAAACCATGACATGGTTATTGGCATTGCTGAGAGGTGGTGCTCTGAGACCAACACATGCATTTTTCCTTGGGGTGAAGCAACGCTCACATTGGAGGATACAATGGTTTTGGGAGGTCTCTCTGTTTTGGGAGAGCCTGTTTATAGCCCTGTCGAAACGCAAGAGTTGAAGGAAATAGAAAGGAAACTGAATCAAGCGCGAGCTGAAGCTATTAGGAGTAAAGCTCGTAAGGCCTGCCCACATTTTTGGATAAAGGAGTTTATGAACAGTGGAAGCGAGATCGAGCACGAAgcatttcttgttttttggttgTCAATGTTTGTCCTCCCTAATTCTAGAACTATCAGGCAGCAAGTTTTCCCTGTTGCCATTCATCTCGCTAAAGGGACCCGAATCGCGCTTGCCCCTGCAGTTCTTGCTAGCATTTACAGGGATTTGAGCTCGTTGAAAAAGACCATCGTTGCTCTGAACAAGTCTTGCCCTGTTGAGGATAAAAACAGAGTCTTTGAAGTAGTTGTACGGTCACCGCTTCAGTTAGTTCAGCTTTGGGGGTGGGAGAGGTTTCCATCATTGCAGCCAAAGCGGAATTTGGTCATATGCGTTGAACCAGCATTTTCTCGATGGCATAAAGTTAAAAGTGTGAAAATTGATAATGTGAGGTTGGCTCTGGACTCGGCTGGAAATGGTTTTCTTTGGCGCCCTTATGCTTCATATACATATAAGTGGGACTTTCCAAAATTATATGGAGAAGAGGGAATATGGGTGCCGGTTGATTCTAATTTGGATGAAGAAATTGAGGCATTTGCTCTGTTCTTGAGGGTCTCCGAGCTTGTTGGACTTGAGTGTATAGAACAGTACTTCCCACATCGTGTTGCATTGCAATTTGGAATGGATCAAGATCTTCCGGGCTATGTTGCTCGATGCAATAAGAGTCCTGAAACTGCCTGGAGCAATTACAGTAAGCCGATAAGTGAGGAGAAATTATATGTTCCGTCCAGGATTTCCAAGGGTGATGTTACCACTCGTTACTTGGAGTGGTGGAAGCAATCGATAAGGGAAAGAAGCATGAAGGCAGTTGATCAAGCACTGCAGGCTGCAAAAGGTAATGATGGCGATGTTCCACCTGGTTTTCCACTGAAATGTAACAATGTTGATAAACCAACGGATGTGGAAGATGAAACAATACCAAAACTGGTGTTTCAGGCTTCAATGGGAAAGAAGGGAGGTAATGATGCTGATGTTCCACCGGGGTTTCCTCCCAAATGTAACAATGTAGAGAACTCTGTCAATGAAGATAAATCAGCAGGAGAAGGAATGAGATATTATGGCCAAAGTTTTTCAGCTTCAGTTGGGAAAGATGGAGCTGTCAGAAAGATGGAGTCAATGACAAAAAATAGAGGTGAAGCTGAAGTAGGAAACCTTGTTTACAACATGGTTGAAATACCAGGACTGGAACTTGAAACTCGGATTAGTAAGCTGGAGAGAGTGGTTGCTGAGCTAAAAGCAGCAAGATTTAGCCGCAGGTTTGAGGAATAG
- the LOC132175936 gene encoding uncharacterized protein LOC132175936: MAEISDTIIEEREELMISPTGDSDPIKRKAHFLNPSVNPAQGPEFGLPFLPIPPKSTIPEIEKLPLIVKYRGRRFPQNNWKEWVDSLHSKHQSTWKKAGIYEAILSSTCQILRHNELIVNVAERWRPETNTFLFPWAEATITLEDMMILGGYSVLGDSISKPLETNDLWEMKSSLTEAHKQLPVASHAAWMNYFMGTDQDLEHEAFLVLWLSRCVTNEDKGDRLVLDLWAPFELVQLWIWERFPALRPTPNLIKDGEPRVARWHKVKKLNIGKVRFVIDSEEGDGFQWRPYAAGLENWLPPKLYRDEEEEWVSIGPDLDEEVASFARCLRVSELVGQKCIEQYLPHRVAMQFGMDQDIPGFVPRFNMNVEAAWSYYCRPITDKQLYLPARLFESDVTERYLKWWKQSMVVQEDAIKHFARRPRNRRRFGRIYGGNVEDSHVSVPHGFPPEKKTIKEAEHTTLFGALSATNNLENKLATDVMAFSGSNSQSTSHSMADDGGRLPRIYAGKVDYHVSVPPGFPPKCHKVDEKKIIKEEAEPTPFGALSAPNNLENKLAADKPFSGSNSQSMSHSMADDGGRLPGIYAGKVEDYHVSVPPGFPPTYRKVDEKKTIEEEAEHAPFGALSAPNNLENKLATDVMPFSGSSSQIRSHSMSGDGERLPRIYGGKVDDSHVSVPPGFPPKCQKVDEMKTIKEEAEHAPFGALSAPNNLENKLATDVKHFSSSNSQIRSHSMSGDGERLPRIYGGKVDDSHVSVPPGFPPKCQKVDEMKTIKEEAEHAPFGALSAPNNLENKLAADVKPFSGSNSQNISHSMADDGAAKKDLLMRPMPEILQTRVSMPDLADATVIEMGCPSNAVVHVKDNDGESSSYCKPEIPGLELEVRVSRLERVFAELKAARYGRKVVNKPTKEDPYQH; encoded by the exons ATGGCCGAAATATCAGATACCATCATCGAGGAAAGAGAGGAGTTGATGATTTCACCCACAGGTGATAGCGAcccaattaaaagaaaagccCACTTTCTTAACCCCTCTGTAAACCCTGCTCAAGGACCAGAATTTgggcttccttttcttcctatTCCACCCAAATCCACCATTCCTGAGATCGAGAAATTGCCTTTGATTGTAAAGTACAGAGGTCGGCGATTCCCGCAAAACAACTGGAAAGAATGGGTGGATAGCTTGCATTCCAAGCATCAATCCACATGGAAGAAAGCTGGTATATATGAGGCAATATTGAGTTCCACATGCCAAATCCTAAGGCACAATGAGTTGATTGTTAATGTTGCTGAGAGATGGCGTCCTGAGACCAATACCTTTCTCTTTCCTTGGGCTGAAGCAACAATCACGTTGGAGGATATGATGATTTTGGGGGGTTACTCTGTTTTAGGGGACTCTATTTCAAAGCCCCTTGAAACCAATGATTTGTGGGAAATGAAATCTAGCTTGACAGAAGCTCATAAACAACTTCCAGTAGCAAGTCATGCTGCATGGATGAACTATTTCATGGGGACTGACCAAGATCTCGAGCATGAAGCGTTTCTGGTGCTATGGCTATCAAG ATGTGTGACAAATGAGGATAAAGGAGACAGATTGGTGCTTGACCTTTGGGCCCCATTTGAGCTTGTGCAGCTTTGGATTTGGGAGAGATTCCCAGCATTAAGGCCAACACCAAATTTGATCAAAGATGGTGAGCCAAGAGTGGCTCGGTGGCATAAAGTGAAGAAGTTGAATATTGGGAAGGTGAGATTTGTCATAGACTCTGAAGAAGGAGATGGCTTTCAGTGGCGGCCTTATGCTGCAGGCTTGGAGAACTGGTTGCCTCCAAAGCTCTAtagagatgaagaagaagagtggGTGTCTATTGGTCCTGATTTGGATGAAGAAGTTGCTTCATTTGCACGATGCTTGAGGGTAAGCGAGCTGGTTGGACAAAAGTGCATAGAGCAATACCTTCCACACAGAGTGGCCATGCAATTTGGCATGGATCAAGATATTCCGGGATTTGTTCCTCGATTCAATATGAATGTTGAAGCTGCTTGGAGCTATTACTGTAGGCCAATTACAGATAAACAGTTATATTTACCAGCCAGACTCTTTGAGTCAGATGTTACCGAACGATACTTGAAGTGGTGGAAGCAATCAATGGTTGTTCAGGAAGATGCAATCAAGCACTTTGCTAGGCGGCCTAGAAATAGAAGAAGATTTGGCCGAATCTATGGTGGAAATGTGGAAGATTCCCATGTCTCTGTTCCTCATGGTTTTCCTCCTGAAAAGAAAACCATCAAGGAAGCTGAGCATACAACACTCTTTGGGGCTTTGAGTGCAACTAACAATCTTGAGAACAAACTGGCTACTGATGTTATGGCTTTCTCAGGCTCCAATTCACAAAGTACATCACATTCAATGGCAGATGATGGAGGAAGATTGCCCCGAATCTATGCTGGAAAGGTGGATTACCATGTCTCTGTTCCTCCTGGTTTTCCCCCGAAATGCCATAAAGTAGAcgaaaagaaaatcatcaagGAAGAAGCTGAGCCTACACCCTTTGGAGCTTTGAGTGCACCTAACAATCTTGAGAACAAACTGGCTGCTGATAAGCCTTTCTCAGGATCTAATTCACAAAGTATGTCCCATTCAATGGCAGATGATGGAGGAAGATTGCCCGGAATCTATGCTGGAAAGGTGGAAGATTACCATGTCTCTGTTCCTCCTGGTTTTCCCCCGACATACCGTAAAGTCGACGAAAAGAAAACCATCGAGGAAGAAGCTGAGCATGCACCCTTTGGAGCTTTGAGTGCACCTAACAATCTTGAGAACAAATTGGCTACTGATGTTATGCCTTTCTCAGGCTCTAGTTCACAAATTAGATCACATTCAATGTCAGGTGATGGAGAAAGATTGCCCCGAATCTATGGTGGAAAGGTGGACGATTCCCATGTATCTGTTCCTCCTGGTTTTCCTCCGAAATGCCAGAAAGTCGACGAAATGAAAACCATCAAGGAAGAAGCTGAACATGCACCCTTTGGAGCTTTGAGTGCACCTAACAATCTTGAGAACAAATTGGCTACTGATGTTAAGCATTTTTCAAGCTCTAATTCACAAATTAGATCACATTCAATGTCAGGTGATGGAGAAAGATTGCCCCGAATCTACGGTGGAAAGGTGGACGATTCCCATGTATCTGTTCCTCCTGGTTTTCCTCCGAAATGCCAGAAAGTCGACGAAATGAAAACCATCAAGGAAGAAGCTGAACATGCACCCTTTGGAGCTTTGAGTGCACCTAACAATCTTGAGAACAAACTGGCTGCTGATGTTAAGCCTTTCTCAGGCTCTAACTCACAAAATATATCACATTCAATGGCAGATGATGGAGCTGCTAAAAAGGACTTGCTGATGAGACCAATGCCAGAGATTTTGCAGACTCGAGTTTCAATGCCTGATCTGGCTGATGCAACTGTGATTGAAATGGGATGTCCATCCAACGCTGTGGTGCATGTCAAAGACAATGATGGAGAAAGCAGTAGCTATTGCAAACCTGAGATACCAGGATTGGAACTTGAGGTTCGGGTAAGTAGGCTTGAGAGAGTATTTGCTGAGCTAAAAGCGGCAAGATATGGTCGCAAGGTTGTGAACAAGCCCACCAAGGAGGATCCATATCAGCACTAA
- the LOC132175139 gene encoding uncharacterized protein LOC132175139: MEAQKKLVMGLFLFVVFVSESGVRAWTGEIHGRVVCDVCGDSSIGPEDHVLEGAEVAVLCITKSGEVLNYQAFTNAKGIYTVAETMPESDRWDACLARPISSFHEHCTHLGDGSSGIKFSYNHLSGYSHTVKTFIYRPASVPTYCI; this comes from the exons ATGGAAGCTCAGAAGAAGCTGGTGATGGGTCTCTTTCTGTTCGTAGTGTTCGTATCTGAGTCTGGTGTGAGAGCTTGGACTGGTGAAATCCATGGAAGAGTTGTCTGTGATGTCTGTGGTGATTCCTCCATTGGACCTGAGGACCATGTTCTTGAAG GTGCCGAGGTAGCTGTTCTTTGCATTACAAAATCCGGGGAAGTCTTGAATTATCAGGCATTCACCAATGCCAAGGGGATATACACAGTGGCGGAGACGATGCCAGAGAGTGACCGCTGGGATGCTTGCCTCGCCCGGCCTATCAGCAGCTTCCATGAACACTGTACACATCTTGGCGATGGCAGCTCAGGAATCAAGTTCAGTTACAATCATCTTTCGGGTTATTCCCACACTGTCAAAACCTTCATCTACAGGCCTGCCAGTGTGCCAACCTATTGCATTTGA
- the LOC132175062 gene encoding probable folate-biopterin transporter 4, whose protein sequence is MIGWVKQLNAAFGASFLWLICLIYFTQGFRSFVWTAVSYQLKDGLKLSPSASQFVSSVAFFPWSIKPLYGIVSDCIPIKGRRRIPYLVIATVLSLVPWVILGLNANLRSSRWHLTIVLTVQNLGSAMADVVVDAMIAEAVRFERAAFAGDLQSMSWLAMALGGICGSMLGGVAFTNLQIDTIFLLFSILPAIQLLSCGLVEEKSAGSKMLPEFSNSKSSHMVNGNSSVLDEDNFLAKKSYISTSRRKKSQKKSKKEAVIPSNSRIHEKTNFLALQWFHSVKAAAYSLCHAFRQPIILRPMTWFFLAHITVPNLSTVMFYYQAEFLNLEASFLGTARVVAWLGLMLGTFIYNKYFKTMKLRKILLSAHIGLSFLSLLDIVLVSRLNIAFGISDKIMVLFGSALPDAVNQLKFMPFLILSGQLCPPGIEGTLFALFMSINNLGSTLGSFMGAGLASILNISSGSFDNLGLGIAIQVLCTFIPIAFLFLIPKEATGISA, encoded by the exons ATGATAGGATGGGTGAAACAGTTGAACGCAGCGTTTGGGGCTTCGTTTCTTTGGCTGATTTGCTTGATTTACTTCACCCAG GGGTTCAGATCCTTTGTCTGGACAGCGGTTTCGTACCAGCTGAAAGACGGGCTTAAGTTATCACCCTCGGCCTCCCAGTTCGTGTCTTCAGTAGCATTTTTTCCGTGGAGCATCAAACCATTATATGG AATTGTGTCTGATTGTATCCCGattaaaggaagaagaaggattCCGTACTTGGTGATTGCTACTGTGCTTTCTCTCGTGCCATGGGTTATTTTAGGCCTAAATGCAAACCTGAGGAGTTCCAGATGGCACCTCACGATTGTCTTAACAGTGCAGAACCTGGGCTCAGCCATGGCAGATGTTGTGGTTGATGCAATGATTGCTGAGGCAGTAAGATTTGAGCG GGCCGCATTTGCTGGAGACCTCCAGTCAATGTCTTGGTTGGCAATGGCTTTGGGAGGAATATGTGGAAGCATGCTTGGAGGAGTTGCATTTACCAACTTGCAGATAGatacaatttttcttcttttttctatacTTCCAGCTATACAGTTACTATCGTGTGGTTTGGTAGAGGAGAAATCTGCAGGCAGTAAAATGTTGCCTGAGTTTTCTAATTCAAAAAGCTCCCACATGGTCAATGGGAACAGTAGTGTTCTTGATGAAGATAATTTCTTAGCAAAGAAGTCCTATATCAGCACTTCAAGGAGAAAGAAGAgccaaaagaaaagcaaaaaggaagcAGTAATCCCTAGTAATTCCCGGATTCATGAAAAAACCAACTTCTTGGCATTACAGTGGTTCCACTCTGTGAAAGCAGCTGCTTACAGTTTGTGCCATGCTTTTAGGCAACCAATCATTTTGAG ACCAATGACTTGGTTTTTCCTTGCACATATTACTGTTCCAAATCTGTCAACGGTCATGTTCTATTACCAGGCAGAGTTCTTGAATTTGGAAGCGTCTTTCTTGGGGACGGCACGTGTTGTTGCATGGTTAGGCCTGATGCTTGGAACCTTCATTTATAATAAGTACTTTAAGACAATGAAGTTACGAAAAATCCTCCT GTCGGCTCATATCGGCTTGTCTTTCTTGAGTCTCCTAGATATTGTGTTAGTGTCTCGATTGAATATTGCCTTTGGAATATCGGATAAGATCATGGTGCTTTTTGGATCAGCTCTCCCTGATGCAGTCAATCAATTAAA GTTTATGCCATTCCTGATCTTATCAGGACAGCTTTGCCCTCCCGGAATTGAAGGGACTTTATTTGCCCTTTTTATGTCCATAAACAACTTAGGATCCACTTTGGGATCATTCATGGGTGCTGGGTTGGCTTCAATTTTGAACATCTCTTCGGGTTCTTTTGACAACCTTGGTTTAGGCATTGCCATTCAAGTCCTCTGCACTTTCATTCCGATTGCTTTTCTGTTTTTGATACCAAAGGAAGCTACAGGAATATCAGCTTAG